One window of Metopolophium dirhodum isolate CAU chromosome 3, ASM1992520v1, whole genome shotgun sequence genomic DNA carries:
- the LOC132940943 gene encoding alpha-tocopherol transfer protein-like has product MYKPETSYEEFLKSEQEKYPELNLKDIEALKERVKENIDLPPIRDKSIVMFLHSSYFDVDVAYKTIVANCKYRKELPQVFENYDPSSEEMKQVFDSMSISIVSNPSTGKQERILYTNFKITDPQEYDYVRCVRYFFMMLEYLMVTSGTFDGLVLTMNSKGVCWRHITKTPMNTMKKLLGFVQEALPVRLKEVHVLNAGNIISMLFNIIRPFMKNGLMNLLKVFPEGSTEIFDLVPIDIMPQEMGGSGKSHYEYCEETYNQMLSARDYIVSL; this is encoded by the exons ATGTACAAACCAGAAACGAGTTATGAAGAATTTTTGAAGTCAGAACAAGAAAAATATCcggaattaaatttaaaagacaTCGAAGCGCTAAAAGAGCGGGTGaaagaaaatattgatttacctCCAATACGAG ACAAATCAATCGTCATGTTCCTCCACAGTAGTTACTTCGATGTAGACGTGGCGTACAAGACAATCGTTGCTAATTGCAAGTACCGCAAAGAACTTCCacaagtttttgaaaattacgaTCCATCGTCTGAAGAGATGAAACAGGTATTCGACAgcat GAGCATTTCGATAGTGTCAAATCCAAGTACCGGCAAACAAGAGCGCATCCTTTacacaaatttcaaaattaccgACCCTCAAGAATACGACTACGTGCGCTGTGTTAGATACTTTTTTATGATGTTGGAATATTTAATGGTTACGAGTGGCACATTTGACGGGTTGGTATTAACAATGAACAGCAAAGGTGTATGTTGGCGGCATATCACCAAGACGCCGATGAATACAATGAAAAAATTACTCGGATTCGTACAA GAAGCATTGCCAGTGCGACTTAAAGAAGTGCATGTCTTAAATGCtggaaatataattagtatgcTGTTTAACATAATAAGACCGTTTATGAAGAATGGTCTTATGAACCTG ttgaaagtatTTCCAGAGGGTTCGACAGAAATTTTTGATCTCGTGCCCATCGATATAATGCCGCAAGAAATGGGGGGCAGTGGAAAATCACATTATGAATATTGCG AAGAAACGTACAATCAAATGCTCTCTGCTCGTGATTATATTGTGTCTCTATAA